From Homalodisca vitripennis isolate AUS2020 chromosome 1, UT_GWSS_2.1, whole genome shotgun sequence, the proteins below share one genomic window:
- the LOC124353808 gene encoding LOW QUALITY PROTEIN: pantothenate kinase 3-like (The sequence of the model RefSeq protein was modified relative to this genomic sequence to represent the inferred CDS: deleted 4 bases in 3 codons), producing MRVALIVNIGSGVSVLAVNGPNEWKRISGTSLGGGTFLGLCVLLTGCNSFEEAIELATCGDNKHVDKLVKDINGGNYEKFGLQGDLVASSFGQMNSKEKRATVSREDLARATLVTITNNIGSIARMCALNEKITRVVFVGNFLRVNPISMKLLAYAMDYWSDGTLKALFLEHEGYFGAVGSLLAFNEEIS from the exons ATCAGGTGTGAGTGTATTGGCAGTG AATGGCCCGAATGAGTGGAAAAGGATATCAGGAACCAG TTTAGGAGGTGGAACATTCCTTGGACTATGT GTTCTGCTCACGGGTTGTAACTCGTTTGAGGAGGCTATCGAACTGGCGACTTGTGGGGACAACAAACATGTGGACAAACTTGTGAAAGACATC AACGGTGGCAACTATGAGAAGTTTGGCCTCCAGGGTGATCTAGTAGCTAGCAG TTTTGGCCAGATGAATTCGAAAGAGAAGCGTGCAACAGTGAGTAGGGAAGATCTTGCACGTGCAACACTTGTTACTATCACCAACAACATTGGTTCTATTGCGCGCATGTGTGCTCTCAATGAGAAGATTACCAGG GTGGTGTTTGTGGGCAACTTTCTGCGAGTGAATCCTATCTCCATGAAGCTGCTGGCATACGCCATGGACTACTGGTCTGATGGTACACTGAAGGCTCTTTTTCTGGAGCACGAG GGCTATTTTGGTGCTGTCGGGAGTCTGCTTGCATTCAATGAAGAGATCAGTTGA